The Arthrobacter sp. OAP107 DNA segment GCGACAAGTTGGCGTCCCAGGTCCGCGGGGCAAGCGGCGTGGAAATGGAAAAACTTGGACTGGTGGTGGATTCCCTGCAGATTAAGGACCTCCAGGACCCCACCGGCTACATCCAGAACATCGCCAAGCCGCACATCGCGCAGGTCAAAATGGAGGCCCGTATTGCCGAGGCCACCCGGAACCGGGAGGCTGCGGAGCGGGAAGCCGAGGCGGCTGCCCAAATTGCCGATGCCCAGAGCGCCTCTGCCATCAAACAGTCGGCGGCGCAGGCAAACGCGGAACGGGCCAGGGCCAATGCAGCGCAGGCCGGCCCGCTGGCCGATGCCACCGCACGCCAGCAGGTGGTGGTCCAGGAAACAGAGGTAGCCAAGCTCGAGGCGGACCGCGAGGAACAGAAGCTGCAGACCACCATCCGCAAGCCCGCGGACGCCAAGGCTTATGCGCAGCGGACAGAGGCGGAGGCACAGAAAGCCGCGGACATCAGTGCCGCCGAAGCGCGGGCCAAGCGGACAGAACTCGAGGCGCAGGCCAACGCCCGCCGGGTGGAGGTGGAGGCGCAGGCCAATGCCAGCGCGGCCGCGGCGGCTGCAGGAGCCACCCGCGTGACTGGCGAGGCGGAAGCGGCTGCCACCAAGGCGCGCGGCGATGCAGCAGCGTCCGCCATTAAGGCCAAAGCGCTGGCGGAGGCTGAGGGCATCAAGGCCCGCGGCGAGGCCCTCGAAAGCAACCAGGACGCCGTCATCTCCCAGCAGCTGGCGGAGAACATGCCTGCCATTGTGGCGGCGGCGGCCGAACCGTTCGGCCACGTGGACCAGCTCACCGTCCTTAACGGCGCCGACGGCCTCAACAGCATGGTCGGCGGGATCATCACCCAGGCCGGCTCGTTCCTGCCACGTCTGTCGACTGCCCTGAAGAACGGGCAGGGCCACGTCAAGCAGTCGCCGAAGCAGCCCGGGGCCTAGGAACGGCGCCCCAAGGAAGCCGAGGAAACCAAGGAAAGCCCCGGGGGAAGCCGAGGGACATGGCGACGCACAAGAACGTTGACCGGAGCCTGACCGGGAAGATCGGCAGGGTGAGCGGGAAGATTGGCCCCGGAACCGTGGGCGAGGTAATGCTCGCCTACCGCGGCGGCACCAGCGCCTTCCACGCCTATCCGTTCGACAAGGTCAGCGTCTTTCCGGTGGGTGACGAGGTGCTTGTCATCTACTTCGAACCCCCGCAGACAGTCTTCGTGGACGAGCTGCCGGACGTCCTCCGCCACGGGGAACTGTAGTCCCCGCCTGTTAACCCAACCTTCCCCTTCCGGTCACGCCCGCTCCCCCGCACTGTTAGACGGCGGGAACACCGTTGAGGGGTGAGGATCGCTATCGTTGCCGAATCATTCCTGCCGCTGATGAACGGAGTCACGCACTCCATCCTGCGAGTGCTTGAGCACCTGCAGGAGCGGGGCGATGAGGTGCTGGTGATTGCGCCGTCGACGTCGGACACTGATGTTCCGGACGTCGTCCACGGCGCGTTCGTGCACCGGCTGCCCTCCGTTCCGCTGGCGGGTTACACGAATGTGCGCGTGGCGCTGGGAGGTGTGTACCGGGTCAAGAGAATCCTTGCCGACTACGCACCGGATGTGGTGCACCTGGCGTCGCCGTTCGTGCTCGGCTGGCGGGCC contains these protein-coding regions:
- a CDS encoding SPFH domain-containing protein is translated as MENLAAILPLIVIAVSVLLGILIIWLAVKLMWKVAEPNEALIISGLTRGTLESTDGMDFKIVTGKGALVVPGLQTVRTLSLTLNETELKVSCVTSQGIQVVVDGVVIYKIGDAPAFIANAARRFLGQQPKMQSQVYNVFEGHLRSIIGSMTVEEIIRERDKLASQVRGASGVEMEKLGLVVDSLQIKDLQDPTGYIQNIAKPHIAQVKMEARIAEATRNREAAEREAEAAAQIADAQSASAIKQSAAQANAERARANAAQAGPLADATARQQVVVQETEVAKLEADREEQKLQTTIRKPADAKAYAQRTEAEAQKAADISAAEARAKRTELEAQANARRVEVEAQANASAAAAAAGATRVTGEAEAAATKARGDAAASAIKAKALAEAEGIKARGEALESNQDAVISQQLAENMPAIVAAAAEPFGHVDQLTVLNGADGLNSMVGGIITQAGSFLPRLSTALKNGQGHVKQSPKQPGA